DNA sequence from the Tissierella sp. MB52-C2 genome:
CGTTTTCCAAAGTGACTAATCTCTCACCGAAAAGTCACCGAGATGTAAGTTGAAAGTTCTATTATATAGGTAAACCATGAGAAAGGAGACTCACATAATGGAATTTTTAAAAATTGAAAATTTATGCAAGGTCTACGGCAAGGGCGAGAACCAAGTTAACGCCATTGACCATGTTTCGCTTACAATTGAAAAGGGAGAGTTTACCGCAATCATCGGCTCCTCCGGCTCCGGCAAATCCACATTGCTTCACATCATCGGCGGCGTGGATGTGCCCACAAGCGGAAAGGTGTATTTGGAGGGGCAGGATGTATATGGCCAAAGCAATGAAAAGCTCGCCATTTTCCGCAGGCGGCAAGTTGGACTGATTTACCAGTTTCACAACCTCATTCCCACTCTGAATGTGGTGGAAAACATCACCCTGCCTATACTGATGGACAAGCGCAAGGTCAACGAGGAGCGGTTGAATGACCTGCTCGAAATGCTTGGGTTGCAAGACCGCAAAACGCATTTACCCAATCAGCTTTCGGGCGGTCAGCAGCAGCGCGTTTCCATAGGACGCGCTTTGATGAACGCCCCGGCGGTCATGCTTGCCGACGAACCCACAGGCAGCTTGGATAGCCGAAATGGACATGAAATCATCAAACTGCTGAAAGAAAGCAATAAAAAATATGGGCAGACCCTGATTCTCGTCACCCATGACGAAAATATTGCCCTGCAAGCAGACCGCATTATCGGCATATCAGACGGCAAAGTAGCGAGAGACGAGAGGGTGCGACCATGAATATTTTTAACAAAGTCACCCTGCAAAGCTTGAAAAAAAGCCGTACCCGAACGATTGTAACGGTGATCGGAGTGGCTCTGTCCGCTGCCATGATTACGGCAGTCGCTACCTTTGCCGTGTCCCTGCAAAGCTATATGATAAACGGTGCTGCTGTCAAATATGGTGATTGGCATATTGAAATCCCCGACGCGGATTCCTCCATTATGCAGGAACAGGCAGAGGAGAGCCCAGTGGCAAATGTGGTAGCGCTACAGAACATCGGCTATGCCACACTGGAAGGCGGACAAAATCCAGACAAGCCATATCTTTTTGTTACCGGATGGAACGAGGAAGCCTTGGATGCTCTGCCCATCAAGCTGCTTTCCGGCAGACTGCCGGAGAACAGCAGCGAGGTCGTGATACCAGCTCATATTGCGGCAAACGGCGGAGTGAAAATTTCAGTGGGCGACACGCTCACACTCTCGGTCGGCAACCGCATGAGCGTCGATCAGAAGCTCAGCCAGCACGATTCTTATTGTGCCGGGGAAGAAACGCTTACACCTACGACAGATAAAACATATACGGTTGTGGGCATCTGCCAACGACCGGCAATCGAGGAGTATGCTGCACCCGGGTACACTTTAATCACAGCAGAGGATACAGCCGCAGCGGATAGTCTTACCGTATTTATCACGCTTAAGAACCCATATCAGGTCCATTCTTATGCAGACAGCATATCAGACAATAACAGTTACGTTTTGAACGATGATGTACTGCGTTTTATGGGACTTTCAGGGGAAAAGATACTTACAGTTCTCCTGTATTCCATTGGTGGTATTTTGATTGCCCTGGTTATGCTCGGCTCGGTGTTCCTGATTTATAATTCATTCAACATCTCATTGAATGAACGCACACATCAGTTTGGAATTCTCATGTCGGTAGGTGCCACGGAAAAACAGCTGCGCAATTCTGTGCTGTTTGAGGGACTTTGCATCGGTACAATCGGCATTCCGATCGGCATTTTGGTCGGGATACCAAGCATCAAGCTTGTGCTTTCTCTTGTGGCAAAGAATTTCGCAAATGTTATGTATGACAATGTACCGTTGACTTTGGTGGTATCTGTTCCTGCTATTGTTGCTGCGGCGGTTATCAGTATGATTACCATTCTGATTTCGGCCTATATTCCGGCAAAGAAGGCCGCCAGTACGCCTGTGATGGAGTGTATCCGCCAGACAAACGAGGTCAAGGTGGAAGCCAAAGCGATAAGAACCTCAAAGCTCGTGGAACGCCTTTACGGTTTAGAGGAAACATTTGCGTTAAAAAACTTTAAGAGAAACAAGCGGCGTTACCGCAGCATTATCCTGTCACTTACGTTAAGCGTCGTATTGTTTGTGTCGGCAAGTTCTTTCGGAACCTATCTGAATCAGATCGCGGAGAATTCATCTGTGGTAGTTGAAGAATATGATATCTGTTTCTATACGCGAGACATGGAAGAAAGCGAGCTGTTCCAGCTTTATGATGAGCTGAAAACTGCCAACGGCGTTACCGAAAGCTCTTATCAGGCACTTTCGACCTATTCCTGCGTGCTCAATACAAGTGATTTGTCAAGTCGTTTTTTTGACGAGTATGGTAAGCCCATCGGTTATGATGGAACAAGTGAAACAGTGGAAGTGCTGTTGGATATTCAGTTTGTTGAGGACAGTGTCTATCAGAACCTGCTCGAAGGTCTTGACCTGTCCGCGGAGGAATACACTGGACAGGACAAAAAAATGATCATGGCAGGAATTCTGCCCGAGCGTTGGTATACGCAGGAACAGCCTATGGAATTTACGCTCCGCTCCAAGACCGGGGAGCAGACGAAAACCATCCGTGCAACCTTTGTAAAAGACTACCCGGATCTGCTGCCCACGGAGCCGGGTGAGTGGCCCGGATACACGCTTATGGTGATGGCTCCCTACGAGGTAAAGCCGCAGTTTGACGCACTAGGTGCGACTGTAAAGCCTACAAAGCTGGGCATGACCTTCAAGTCGGAAAATCCCGGTCAGTCTACAGCTGAGATGCAGACGATGATTGATGGAGCCAGCATTACCGCCGACTATAATCTGTACAATGTCTATGAGATACTGGAGCAAAACCGCAATATCACATTCATTGTCAATCTGTTCTCGGTTGTTTTTATCACGATGATTTCGCTGATCGCGGTTGCGAACGTCTTCAACACAATTTCCACCAATATCAAGCTGCGCAGACGGGAATTTGCCATGCTCCGTTCTGTAGGGATGTCTGACCAGGATTTCAATAAGATGATGCGCTTTGAATGCTCTCTTTATGGAGCGCGGACGATGCTTTGGGGTCTGCCCCTCTCAGGAATCCTTTCCTGTCTGATTTATAAGGGCATGATCATCGGCGGCGGAAATGTTGATTTTGTATTCCCGTGGGGCAGTATGGCAATTAGCGTATTCAGCGTGCTCTTTATCGTATTCATTACAATGTTGTATGCCATTAACAAGATAAAAAGAGAAAATATCATTGATGCACTTCGGGATGATATAATTTGATTTAAAAACAATATTGACTTGATATAAAATTAAAAAAACATCTGCGTGATGGGGTTCGAGTGATTCGCAATTGTCTCGAAAGGCAATTTAGACATTGAAAATACAGAATTCATCCTACAGAAGTAATGTAAATTGCAAAGGAATGTTACCCTGCGGTAATAAAAAACCGCAGTTTTCCTTTTTCAAAATTGGAAATGCACACACACATCATTATATAATTGTTAATAAATAATTTGTGCCCGATTGTGTTATGCAATCGGGCATTTCTGTATTTTTTTCTAAATTTTTTTGTCCCAAATGCAACTGGTATCCCTTTCGTATCGGAACTTAGTGCGAAAGAGGACAAAGGTTGAACACTCACTCTCTTTCATGACAAGGAAGAAACGAGAAAAATTGAGGAGACGGATGGAGTAATAGCTTGATAGGTTAGTAGAGAGACTATATAATGTATATAAGTAAATAATGCGTAGTAGTGTTTAAAGTTACTTACATATGAAGGAGAAGAAAAATGAAAAGAATTAAACCTGTTCCATTATCAATCATATGGACAATAGTGATTTTGATATTTCCAGTGCTGTCAGGTGTAATTGCTACTGTATTTAAAATGAACCAGATTGAGATATTTCTGATACAGGGATGTTTTATGTTACTTTCCATAATTATTCCAGTCATATATGTATGCAAAAAGAAAGTTTATGCTGAAGAAATTGGATTGAGAAAAGCTGAACCAGTAAGTATCAGGAAAACCCTGTTTTTTTATACCCCTATTACTTTCTGAATTACCTCTTATAATGGTTGGTGTTGATTTTAAAAGTTTTACATATGCTAGTGTACTTGCTTTTTTTACCTTAATGGTAGGAATCTCGTAAGAACTCTATTTTAGAGGTATTATATTAAAGTTGCTGCAAGACAACTTCTCTGTTAAGCAAACGGTTGTAATTTCTGCTTTGGTATTTGGAATCGGACATAGTGCTAGCAAAAGCATTGTGCAGGTATCACTACAAATTATTAATGCTATTGTGTTCGGAATCCTTGCTGCTGAAATTGTCATATTTACAAAGAGTTTATTTCCTGTGATAATATGGCACTTGTTGTTTAATTTTGTAAATTACATATCAGTAGCAAATAGTACAAGTGAGTATATAGCAATTGGACTTCAAGAAACAATTATGATTATTTATGCGTTATACTTATGGAATATAGTATCTCTAAAAAAAGTGTAGATAGATGAGAGATGTTAGCATGAGACTATTAGAGCAATCTTTAGTGTACATTCAGCATCTTCTTCACATAGCTCTAAGATATGTCGATTATAATCCACCAGAACAAAGAAATGCGGTACAGGAACCATAAAATTCCGGCGCTGGTAGCCCATCTTATTCTCTACATTGCCATGTTCATGACCTTCACCAGGGTTCATGAACATGGCATGGAATCCATAGTGCTCTTGGAAACGCTTGAATTAATAATTGTCTTTGTTGCAATATTAGGGCTGGCTATACATTCTGGTATTTTAAGAAAAAATTCAGAGTAATTATGTTTTTATATTATACAAATTTAAGTAACCTTCTGTTTTTTTGTATTTCCTTACCTCGTCCCAAATTTCACATTGATAGATTGGTTACTAATAGCGGATAAAAGTAATTTAAACTGGATGAGTTAAAGCAAGCAGGACATTTTCAGAGAAAATTGATATACCGAAATATGATTAATGCTTAACGTATTTAGGAATGCAAAGTAAGGTGATTACCAAAATACGTATTATTATTGCCTAGAATGATAGTTTATGTTAAGCTGAAATTAAATAGCGTTTTACTTCGATTAAGTGAAGAGCTCCAGCCGTAAGTTTTGCTGGAGTACGCAATATAACGTAAACTTATCATGGGGGAATAGAAATGAAAATATGTGAATTCAGGCCAATTGACATTGGTGATGTACCTGCAATGGTTGATCTGTTAATATGTAGGCAAAATCTTGAGAGTAAGACATTCCCATTCCTGAAAAACAGCTGCCTCAATACAAAACATATCACGGATTTGCTTAAAAAATTGTTCATTAATAGTAAAGTAATTGGGATAGGTGCATTTGTTAATGATGAACTGGTAGGTTATATAATAGGAAAGATGAAGATTGATAATGGAAGAGGCAAGCATATCTGGGTACCCTATGAGGGGATTGCAATAAGAAAGGACCAATCCTCAGAACTGATAAGGAATCTATATGCAAAGGTTTCCATTCTATGGCTCGAACAAGGTTGCTTTAGTCACTATACTTTAATACCTCTTGGAAATCAGGTGTACTATGAGGCCTTCCTGCAATTAAGCTTTTTTATCCAACAAGTACATGGGATAATGAACATTGAAGATTATAAGCCTTTTGAAAATGTATCTGATGCAGATATTAGACTTGCCAATAAAATGGATAGTGAAGCAATGGGTAGAATGTCTAGCATAATCTACTCATATCAAAATTCAGCACCTGTATTTGAACCTGTCTTACCTGAAGTTGTAGTGAAGATAAATGAGGGGTACAAAAGGATAGTAGAGGATGATGAAGCAACTATCATTATTGCGGAAAAAGATATGAAGGAATTAGGATTTCAAGTATATGAGCCTATTACTTCAGATTTGATGGCACCTGACGATGGAGTAGAGTTAAGTATTGCGGGCATTTATCCTTCTCAAATGAGAAGTGGTGTTGGTAAAAAATTAATGAATGAAGGCAGCAGAATTGTGAAAGAAAAAGGATATAATAACATAACAATAGATTGGAGAATAACCAACCTTGCCTCTTCAACATTTTGGCCCAAGTGCGGATTTAGGCCAATAGCTTATAGAATGGTTAGATGCATCGACAGCAATTTTGTATAGGAAAACTTTAACAACCCAAGTATTAAGAAGTTGTAGCGGCTGTGTGAACAAAACTCTGTAAATAGCCTTTTATGATAATCAAAATAGGAAGTCGTAAACATCAACTCACTGCTTCCTATTTTCATACCTTCTTGCACTGTTTTTCTTCGTCTATAAGTTCCCTCGGTATTATTTTGGACGATT
Encoded proteins:
- a CDS encoding ABC transporter ATP-binding protein, translating into MEFLKIENLCKVYGKGENQVNAIDHVSLTIEKGEFTAIIGSSGSGKSTLLHIIGGVDVPTSGKVYLEGQDVYGQSNEKLAIFRRRQVGLIYQFHNLIPTLNVVENITLPILMDKRKVNEERLNDLLEMLGLQDRKTHLPNQLSGGQQQRVSIGRALMNAPAVMLADEPTGSLDSRNGHEIIKLLKESNKKYGQTLILVTHDENIALQADRIIGISDGKVARDERVRP
- a CDS encoding GNAT family N-acetyltransferase; translation: MKICEFRPIDIGDVPAMVDLLICRQNLESKTFPFLKNSCLNTKHITDLLKKLFINSKVIGIGAFVNDELVGYIIGKMKIDNGRGKHIWVPYEGIAIRKDQSSELIRNLYAKVSILWLEQGCFSHYTLIPLGNQVYYEAFLQLSFFIQQVHGIMNIEDYKPFENVSDADIRLANKMDSEAMGRMSSIIYSYQNSAPVFEPVLPEVVVKINEGYKRIVEDDEATIIIAEKDMKELGFQVYEPITSDLMAPDDGVELSIAGIYPSQMRSGVGKKLMNEGSRIVKEKGYNNITIDWRITNLASSTFWPKCGFRPIAYRMVRCIDSNFV
- a CDS encoding ABC transporter permease, producing MNIFNKVTLQSLKKSRTRTIVTVIGVALSAAMITAVATFAVSLQSYMINGAAVKYGDWHIEIPDADSSIMQEQAEESPVANVVALQNIGYATLEGGQNPDKPYLFVTGWNEEALDALPIKLLSGRLPENSSEVVIPAHIAANGGVKISVGDTLTLSVGNRMSVDQKLSQHDSYCAGEETLTPTTDKTYTVVGICQRPAIEEYAAPGYTLITAEDTAAADSLTVFITLKNPYQVHSYADSISDNNSYVLNDDVLRFMGLSGEKILTVLLYSIGGILIALVMLGSVFLIYNSFNISLNERTHQFGILMSVGATEKQLRNSVLFEGLCIGTIGIPIGILVGIPSIKLVLSLVAKNFANVMYDNVPLTLVVSVPAIVAAAVISMITILISAYIPAKKAASTPVMECIRQTNEVKVEAKAIRTSKLVERLYGLEETFALKNFKRNKRRYRSIILSLTLSVVLFVSASSFGTYLNQIAENSSVVVEEYDICFYTRDMEESELFQLYDELKTANGVTESSYQALSTYSCVLNTSDLSSRFFDEYGKPIGYDGTSETVEVLLDIQFVEDSVYQNLLEGLDLSAEEYTGQDKKMIMAGILPERWYTQEQPMEFTLRSKTGEQTKTIRATFVKDYPDLLPTEPGEWPGYTLMVMAPYEVKPQFDALGATVKPTKLGMTFKSENPGQSTAEMQTMIDGASITADYNLYNVYEILEQNRNITFIVNLFSVVFITMISLIAVANVFNTISTNIKLRRREFAMLRSVGMSDQDFNKMMRFECSLYGARTMLWGLPLSGILSCLIYKGMIIGGGNVDFVFPWGSMAISVFSVLFIVFITMLYAINKIKRENIIDALRDDII